A window from Mesorhizobium sp. WSM2240 encodes these proteins:
- a CDS encoding lysophospholipid acyltransferase family protein: MLARAVTGVRPIWSGSAPSQRQRIYFANHASHGDFILLSASLPASERARTRAVAAADYWGKTRLRRFIAEDLLGSVLVHRAWTEPAQNPITIMLDVLGRGDSLIIFPEGTRNMTDEPLLRFRSGLYNLSIARPDVELVPCWIENMSRVLPKGQFLPVPLLCRVIFGAPIAVAENEDRRDFLNRAHAALLALDPSLSRRSSR; this comes from the coding sequence ATGCTGGCGCGCGCCGTCACCGGCGTACGGCCGATCTGGAGCGGTTCGGCGCCGTCGCAGCGCCAGCGCATCTACTTCGCCAATCACGCCAGCCATGGCGATTTCATTCTGCTGTCGGCCAGCCTGCCGGCGAGCGAACGCGCCCGTACCCGCGCCGTCGCCGCCGCCGACTATTGGGGCAAGACCAGGCTGCGCCGCTTCATTGCCGAGGACCTGCTTGGTTCCGTGCTGGTCCATCGCGCCTGGACGGAGCCCGCCCAGAACCCGATCACGATCATGCTGGACGTGCTGGGTAGGGGCGATTCCCTCATCATCTTCCCGGAGGGAACGCGCAACATGACCGACGAGCCGCTGCTGCGCTTCCGCTCGGGCCTTTACAATCTGTCGATCGCCCGGCCCGATGTCGAACTCGTCCCCTGCTGGATCGAGAACATGTCGCGCGTGCTGCCCAAGGGCCAGTTCCTGCCGGTGCCGCTTTTGTGCCGCGTCATCTTCGGCGCGCCCATAGCGGTGGCCGAAAACGAGGACCGCCGCGATTTCCTGAACCGCGCCCATGCCGCACTTCTGGCGCTCGACCCGTCCTTGAGCCGGAGATCTTCCCGATGA
- a CDS encoding phosphatidate cytidylyltransferase, which produces MMRETTLLVLGLAGVLTIASVVAGILTWRAAEPSPTLINLNQRIKAWWVMVALIAIAFLFGKDGMIVLFALISFAALREFVTLTHSRRSDHWVLLGMFGIIIPMQYWLVWTEWYGLFTIFIPVYCFLIMPAITALHGDTERFLERIAAQQWAVMMAVYCVSHVPALMTLPIPGYENRGLLLIAFLIVTVQGSDVLQYIFGKLFGKHRFSPTVSPSKTWEGLIGGLLSASALGALLSGLTPFSPLEAAGVAFLACLMGFLGGLVASAIKRDQGVKDWGHLIEGHGGMMDRADSLVFAAPVFFHIVRYFWTV; this is translated from the coding sequence ATGATGCGCGAAACGACGCTTCTGGTCCTTGGCCTTGCCGGCGTTCTTACAATCGCCAGCGTTGTGGCCGGAATATTGACCTGGCGCGCGGCCGAACCAAGTCCGACGCTGATCAATCTCAACCAGCGCATCAAGGCGTGGTGGGTGATGGTGGCGCTGATCGCCATCGCCTTCCTGTTCGGCAAGGACGGCATGATCGTGCTGTTCGCGCTGATCTCGTTTGCGGCGCTGCGCGAATTCGTGACGCTGACCCATTCGCGGCGCAGCGACCATTGGGTGCTGCTCGGCATGTTCGGCATCATCATTCCAATGCAGTACTGGCTGGTGTGGACCGAATGGTACGGCCTCTTTACCATCTTCATTCCGGTCTATTGTTTCCTGATCATGCCGGCGATCACCGCGCTGCATGGCGACACCGAACGTTTCCTTGAGCGCATCGCCGCGCAGCAATGGGCGGTGATGATGGCGGTCTATTGCGTCAGCCACGTGCCGGCGCTGATGACCCTGCCGATCCCCGGCTATGAAAATCGCGGCCTGCTGCTGATCGCCTTCCTGATCGTCACCGTCCAGGGCAGCGATGTCTTGCAGTATATTTTCGGCAAGCTGTTCGGAAAGCATCGGTTTTCGCCGACCGTATCGCCATCCAAGACCTGGGAAGGGCTGATCGGCGGTCTGTTGAGCGCCAGCGCGCTCGGCGCGCTTTTGTCCGGGCTGACGCCGTTTTCGCCGCTGGAAGCGGCAGGCGTCGCCTTCCTTGCCTGCCTGATGGGCTTTCTTGGCGGCCTTGTCGCCTCGGCCATCAAGCGCGACCAGGGCGTCAAGGACTGGGGTCATCTGATCGAGGGCCATGGCGGCATGATGGACCGCGCCGACAGCCTTGTCTTCGCGGCCCCGGTCTTCTTCCACATCGTCCGCTACTTCTGGACGGTGTGA
- a CDS encoding L,D-transpeptidase has product MNATLSTKLINVIAAALAGIALFLEAGSSSAHASGSQIVARISISQQRMDVLIDGRPTFAWKVSTAGKGYRTPTGSFKPTRMHKMWYSRKYDNAPMPHSIFFHGGYAVHATPHIKRLGRPASHGCIRLHPDHAADLYQLVQTFGPSNTSIVIVK; this is encoded by the coding sequence ATGAACGCCACGCTTTCCACGAAACTCATCAACGTCATCGCAGCCGCTCTTGCCGGCATCGCGCTCTTTCTCGAGGCCGGATCCAGCAGCGCGCATGCCTCCGGCAGCCAGATCGTCGCCCGCATCTCCATCTCCCAACAGAGGATGGATGTGCTGATCGACGGCCGCCCGACTTTCGCCTGGAAAGTCTCGACCGCCGGCAAGGGCTACAGGACGCCGACCGGTTCGTTCAAGCCGACGCGCATGCACAAAATGTGGTATTCGCGCAAATACGACAATGCGCCGATGCCGCATTCGATCTTCTTCCATGGCGGCTACGCAGTTCACGCCACGCCGCACATCAAGCGGCTCGGCCGGCCCGCCTCGCATGGCTGCATCCGGCTGCACCCGGATCATGCCGCGGATCTCTACCAACTCGTCCAGACCTTCGGCCCGAGCAACACCAGCATTGTCATCGTGAAGTGA
- a CDS encoding response regulator transcription factor, whose protein sequence is MARRPVIGLVCASRETGRDLRDHLERRGFEVREAAEEWAAASLLSAPGLDVVVVAGGLPAASARDLLKRFGGESGPAFIMICRPGDLVERVLALELGAADVVESPVNPRELAARIGGLLARLGKAAPELAIFENATVDLKAALVMHRSGGEEQLSPGQIALLRLFLASPRKVLTRDDIIAAAPAESADAFDRSIDSRIVRLRRKLDTESIVTIRGAGYRFDPPADFRE, encoded by the coding sequence ATGGCAAGAAGACCTGTCATTGGGCTTGTCTGCGCGTCGCGCGAAACTGGCCGTGACCTTCGAGATCATCTGGAGCGGCGCGGCTTCGAGGTCCGCGAAGCTGCAGAAGAATGGGCCGCGGCGTCGCTGCTTTCCGCGCCCGGCCTTGATGTTGTTGTTGTTGCCGGGGGCTTGCCGGCGGCATCCGCGCGCGACCTCCTGAAGCGGTTCGGCGGCGAAAGCGGACCGGCATTCATCATGATCTGCCGGCCCGGCGACCTGGTCGAGCGGGTGCTGGCGCTGGAACTCGGGGCGGCCGATGTCGTCGAAAGCCCGGTCAATCCGAGGGAACTGGCCGCCCGCATCGGCGGCCTGCTGGCGCGCCTGGGTAAGGCGGCCCCGGAACTCGCCATTTTCGAGAATGCGACCGTCGACCTGAAAGCGGCGCTGGTCATGCACCGGTCCGGCGGGGAAGAGCAGCTTTCGCCCGGCCAGATCGCGCTTTTGCGGCTGTTTCTGGCGAGTCCGCGCAAGGTGCTGACTCGCGACGACATCATCGCCGCCGCGCCGGCCGAAAGCGCCGACGCCTTCGACCGGTCGATCGATTCGCGCATTGTGCGCCTGCGGCGCAAGCTCGATACCGAAAGCATCGTCACGATTCGCGGCGCCGGCTACAGGTTCGACCCGCCAGCGGATTTTCGTGAATGA
- a CDS encoding response regulator transcription factor, with product MFIPNLLSADSGGETILRARIVIVEDEPDLRDAVAEYLGANGYDVTAVGDAQAMRDLAATESFHLAILDIAMPGEDGLSLGRWLRSKMPIGIIYATAAGASIDRIVGLELGADDYMVKPYELRELLARVRSVLRRVPPPEEIQPKKIAAEARPRRIVSFGGFSADLDGRMITGPGGVLVDMAKSEFDVLEVFLTRANRLLSRAALSEAIGFADEPEVSRAVDIRIMRLRKKIEDDPANPKFLRTVRGEGYIFSLPEDGH from the coding sequence ATGTTTATACCCAATCTACTTTCCGCTGATAGCGGAGGCGAGACCATACTGCGCGCGCGGATCGTCATTGTTGAGGATGAGCCCGATTTGCGGGATGCTGTCGCCGAATATCTCGGCGCGAACGGCTATGACGTGACCGCGGTGGGCGATGCGCAGGCGATGCGCGATCTGGCCGCCACCGAGAGCTTTCATCTGGCAATTCTCGACATCGCCATGCCCGGCGAAGACGGCTTGTCGCTCGGCCGCTGGCTGCGCTCGAAAATGCCGATAGGCATCATCTATGCCACGGCGGCCGGCGCCTCGATCGACCGCATTGTCGGCCTGGAACTCGGCGCCGACGACTACATGGTCAAACCCTATGAATTGCGCGAATTGCTGGCGCGCGTCCGCAGCGTGCTCCGGCGCGTGCCGCCGCCGGAAGAAATCCAGCCTAAAAAAATCGCGGCCGAAGCGCGTCCGCGCCGCATCGTGTCCTTCGGCGGCTTCAGCGCCGATCTCGACGGCCGCATGATAACCGGCCCCGGCGGTGTGCTGGTCGACATGGCCAAGAGCGAGTTCGACGTGCTCGAAGTGTTCCTGACCCGGGCCAACCGGCTGCTCAGCCGCGCCGCATTGTCCGAGGCCATCGGCTTTGCCGATGAGCCGGAAGTTTCGCGCGCCGTCGACATCCGTATCATGCGGCTGCGCAAGAAGATCGAGGACGATCCGGCCAACCCGAAATTCCTGCGTACGGTGCGCGGCGAAGGTTATATCTTCTCACTTCCAGAGGACGGTCATTGA
- a CDS encoding PAS domain S-box protein, with the protein MIGTTPPSVDLEIADPGVTVAAMRIARRLRHADDWQPEIGGILELLGRSLHVHRTILFRLREDPEQGLVQSISGYWLDETLEGISAPPTIILQSHIHSDPLLGRLAVEGRQGKIFAGLTSEIDGFLRHDFERQKIKTFMSVTVFAHGHAWGTVAINDCVRERTWTDEEKAALEIVALAMGDAIERSLSERHVGEIIHAAMLQASLDAIIVIDESGKILEFNPAAEKMFGYGRAEIIGKDVLDTIIPEFYREGHANGGEYMRRRGAPMIGRRLETISQDASGQIFPIELTATEVKVADRCLFIGSIRDLRERRQAEEEIDRQREKLHQNEKMAAMGSLLAGVSHELNNPLAVVVAQSTLLHEFAPDPPTKLRAEKVRAAAERCGRIVKSFLGMVRLHQTAQTEMDLNSVLRAALEITAYGARSSGIGIDTEFAEGPLTILGDADHLTQVAANFLVNSQHALAAWNGERRIKVRSFRTEDGNCGFSVADTGPGIPETIRHRIFESYFTTKPVGVGTGIGLSISKSIVERHNGRLRFEAMEPTGARFVVELPAASGTMVTPGASAHSGGLRHALIIDDEPDVAGSLSDLLELMGIKSHIVPAWTSAADIFDGYEADIIFSDLRMPGYSGITVYRQLMAERPDLARRFVLVTGDMIGAKVEIDALPAHLRPQILEKPFATLDVRGVLAVINDQVDFAR; encoded by the coding sequence ATGATCGGCACCACGCCTCCCAGCGTCGACCTTGAGATCGCCGATCCGGGCGTGACAGTGGCGGCCATGCGCATTGCGCGCAGGTTAAGGCATGCCGATGACTGGCAGCCGGAGATCGGCGGTATTCTGGAACTGCTCGGGCGGTCGCTGCACGTCCATCGTACTATCCTGTTCCGCCTGCGAGAGGATCCCGAACAGGGCCTCGTCCAGTCGATCTCCGGATACTGGCTGGACGAGACCCTGGAAGGCATTTCAGCGCCACCAACGATCATATTGCAGTCGCATATCCACTCCGACCCGCTCCTTGGCAGGCTGGCAGTAGAGGGCCGGCAGGGCAAGATATTTGCCGGCCTGACCAGCGAGATAGATGGTTTCCTTCGGCATGATTTCGAAAGGCAGAAGATCAAGACCTTCATGTCCGTAACGGTGTTCGCCCACGGCCACGCCTGGGGCACGGTGGCAATCAACGACTGCGTCCGGGAACGCACCTGGACCGACGAGGAGAAGGCCGCGCTTGAAATCGTGGCCCTGGCTATGGGCGACGCCATCGAGCGCTCGCTTTCCGAGCGGCATGTCGGAGAGATCATCCACGCGGCCATGCTGCAGGCCTCGCTCGATGCCATCATCGTCATCGACGAAAGTGGTAAGATTCTCGAGTTCAATCCCGCCGCCGAAAAGATGTTTGGCTACGGGCGCGCCGAAATTATCGGCAAGGATGTCCTCGACACCATCATTCCCGAATTTTACCGCGAGGGGCACGCCAACGGCGGCGAGTACATGCGGCGCCGTGGCGCGCCGATGATCGGCCGCCGGCTTGAAACTATTTCACAGGATGCATCCGGGCAGATCTTCCCGATCGAACTGACGGCGACCGAAGTCAAGGTCGCCGACCGGTGCCTCTTCATCGGTTCGATCCGCGATCTGCGCGAGCGGCGGCAAGCCGAGGAGGAGATCGACCGCCAGCGGGAAAAACTGCACCAGAACGAAAAAATGGCCGCCATGGGCTCCCTGCTTGCCGGCGTGTCGCACGAACTCAACAATCCGCTGGCCGTCGTCGTGGCGCAATCGACGCTGCTGCACGAATTCGCACCCGATCCTCCGACGAAACTGCGCGCCGAAAAGGTGCGCGCCGCGGCCGAGCGCTGCGGCCGCATCGTCAAGAGCTTTCTCGGCATGGTGCGGCTGCACCAGACCGCGCAGACGGAAATGGATCTCAATTCCGTTCTCCGCGCCGCACTCGAGATCACCGCCTATGGTGCACGAAGCAGCGGCATCGGCATCGACACCGAATTCGCCGAGGGACCTCTCACCATTCTCGGCGATGCCGACCACCTGACCCAGGTGGCAGCAAATTTCCTGGTCAACAGCCAGCACGCGCTGGCGGCGTGGAATGGCGAGCGCCGCATCAAGGTGCGCAGCTTCCGCACCGAAGACGGGAATTGCGGCTTTTCGGTCGCTGACACCGGCCCAGGCATACCCGAAACCATCCGCCACCGCATCTTCGAATCCTATTTCACCACCAAGCCGGTCGGCGTGGGCACCGGCATCGGTCTGTCGATCTCGAAATCGATCGTCGAGCGGCACAATGGCAGGTTGCGCTTCGAGGCGATGGAGCCCACCGGCGCACGCTTCGTTGTCGAACTGCCGGCCGCCAGCGGGACCATGGTCACGCCGGGCGCGAGCGCCCATTCCGGTGGGCTCCGGCATGCGCTGATCATCGACGACGAGCCTGACGTCGCCGGCTCCCTTTCGGATCTTCTGGAACTGATGGGCATCAAATCACATATCGTCCCGGCCTGGACCTCGGCGGCCGACATTTTCGACGGATACGAGGCCGATATAATCTTCAGCGATCTGCGCATGCCTGGCTACAGCGGCATCACGGTCTATCGGCAGTTGATGGCTGAACGGCCGGACCTCGCCCGGCGCTTCGTGCTGGTCACCGGCGACATGATCGGTGCGAAGGTCGAAATCGATGCGCTCCCGGCACATCTCAGGCCGCAGATACTGGAAAAGCCGTTCGCCACTCTCGACGTGCGCGGCGTGCTTGCGGTCATCAACGACCAGGTCGATTTCGCCCGGTAG
- a CDS encoding YciI family protein, with amino-acid sequence MQYLLMLYVNEAGWPKLTPAQQEQGTAAYVAYTEALRKAGALVATNRLRPSASAATIRIAGDKPQVLDGPYAESREQIGGYYLIEAPDHDAAMAWAARCPTVDHGVVEVREIWPV; translated from the coding sequence ATGCAATATCTTCTGATGCTCTATGTGAACGAGGCTGGCTGGCCGAAGCTGACCCCGGCCCAGCAGGAACAGGGCACCGCCGCCTATGTCGCCTATACCGAGGCGCTGCGGAAAGCCGGCGCGCTAGTCGCCACCAACCGCCTCCGGCCGAGCGCTTCAGCCGCCACGATACGCATCGCCGGCGACAAGCCGCAAGTGCTGGACGGCCCCTATGCCGAATCCCGGGAGCAGATCGGCGGCTATTATCTCATCGAAGCGCCCGATCACGATGCAGCCATGGCATGGGCGGCGCGCTGCCCAACCGTCGACCATGGCGTGGTCGAGGTTCGCGAGATCTGGCCGGTGTAA
- a CDS encoding DUF6596 domain-containing protein: MPKLVEPCEATRMTAGDGSMARAQAEGVARRSYGKLVAYLAARSGDVAAAEDALSEAFAAALADWTAKGCPNNPEAWLLTVARRKLIDAGRRRRTGDLASGQLRIAAEEIEAAAEDGGIPDRRLALMFACADPRIEPGIRAPLMLQAVLGLDAAAIASVFLVSPAAMGKRLVRAKVAIREAGIPFAPPGRDELHDRLEAVLDAVYAAFAEGWTQPLGTDAPRGDLAGEAIFLARLVAALLPDEPEALGLLALMLHIEARRPARRNADGDYVPLAEQDATQWDAHMIDEAETALRRASARGAIGRYQLEGALQSAHVHRCRTGQDNWRDVLQLYDAIFALTNSPVAAVNRALAIAELQGADAGLEAMPEASPENRLNEYQPYWAALAELLARNGAMEEASKAYDIATGLSSDPAIRRFLLKRREALRG, translated from the coding sequence ATGCCGAAACTGGTCGAGCCATGTGAAGCGACGCGCATGACCGCCGGCGACGGGTCGATGGCGCGCGCCCAGGCCGAGGGCGTCGCGCGACGCAGCTACGGCAAGCTCGTGGCTTACCTCGCCGCGCGCTCCGGCGATGTCGCGGCTGCCGAGGACGCGCTGTCGGAAGCCTTCGCGGCCGCCCTTGCCGACTGGACGGCGAAAGGCTGCCCAAACAATCCCGAGGCGTGGCTGCTGACGGTCGCGCGCCGCAAGCTGATCGACGCCGGCCGGCGGCGGCGCACCGGCGACCTGGCCAGCGGGCAATTGCGGATCGCTGCGGAGGAGATCGAGGCCGCAGCCGAGGACGGGGGCATTCCCGACAGACGCCTGGCGCTGATGTTTGCCTGCGCCGACCCGAGGATCGAACCCGGCATTCGCGCGCCGCTGATGTTGCAGGCAGTGCTTGGCCTCGACGCGGCGGCGATCGCCTCGGTGTTCCTGGTCTCGCCGGCGGCCATGGGCAAGCGCCTGGTCCGAGCCAAGGTCGCGATCAGGGAGGCCGGCATTCCCTTTGCCCCGCCCGGCCGCGACGAGTTGCACGACCGGCTGGAGGCCGTGCTCGACGCCGTCTACGCCGCCTTCGCGGAAGGCTGGACGCAGCCGCTCGGAACTGACGCACCGCGAGGCGATCTTGCCGGCGAGGCGATTTTTCTGGCCCGCCTGGTCGCAGCCCTGCTGCCTGACGAGCCTGAAGCGCTCGGCCTGCTCGCGCTGATGCTCCACATCGAGGCGCGGCGACCGGCGAGGCGCAATGCGGATGGCGACTACGTGCCCCTGGCCGAACAGGACGCCACGCAATGGGACGCCCACATGATCGATGAGGCCGAAACAGCGCTGCGGCGCGCCTCCGCGCGGGGCGCGATCGGCCGCTACCAGCTCGAGGGTGCGTTGCAATCGGCTCATGTCCATCGCTGCCGGACTGGGCAGGACAATTGGCGCGACGTGCTGCAGCTTTACGATGCCATTTTTGCGCTGACCAACTCCCCCGTGGCGGCAGTCAACCGCGCACTGGCGATCGCCGAACTGCAGGGCGCCGATGCCGGGCTCGAAGCCATGCCGGAGGCGTCGCCGGAAAACCGGCTGAATGAATACCAGCCTTACTGGGCGGCGCTGGCCGAGCTTCTTGCCCGCAACGGCGCAATGGAAGAGGCGAGCAAAGCCTACGATATCGCCACGGGCCTTTCGTCCGATCCGGCGATCCGCCGGTTTCTGCTCAAGCGCCGCGAGGCGTTGCGGGGTTGA
- a CDS encoding N-acetylmuramic acid 6-phosphate etherase, with product MATEQISPRYLNLDSWSTDEIVAAMYEGQLSAAAAVRGALNDIAAAVDDAVPALERGGRIVYAGAGTSGRIAVQDGTELPPTFGWPADRIVYAMAGGLGALVESVEGAEDDKEAGSAAMADAGVGPDDVVIAIAASGATPFTIGALRAASAAGAVTIALANNAGAPLFEVARHRILVETGTEVIAGSTRMKAGTAQKIVLNLFSSAVMVRLGRVYLGLMVHMRASNAKLRQRAEGMVSQIVGCEAKDAARLVEQAKGDVKTAVLLGFGLELEEAAKVLQRHKGSLRHAVDELRRG from the coding sequence ATGGCCACCGAGCAGATCAGTCCGCGCTATCTAAATCTGGACTCGTGGTCCACGGACGAAATCGTGGCCGCCATGTACGAAGGCCAGCTTTCGGCTGCCGCGGCGGTGCGCGGCGCGCTGAACGACATAGCGGCCGCGGTGGATGACGCCGTGCCTGCGCTTGAGCGGGGCGGCCGGATCGTCTATGCCGGCGCGGGCACCTCGGGCCGTATCGCCGTGCAGGACGGAACGGAACTGCCGCCGACCTTTGGCTGGCCCGCCGACCGGATCGTATACGCGATGGCTGGCGGTCTCGGCGCCCTGGTCGAGAGCGTCGAAGGCGCCGAGGACGACAAAGAGGCAGGATCCGCGGCCATGGCGGACGCCGGCGTCGGCCCCGACGATGTCGTGATCGCAATCGCGGCCAGCGGCGCCACCCCCTTCACGATCGGCGCATTGCGAGCCGCAAGCGCGGCCGGAGCGGTAACGATCGCGCTGGCCAACAATGCCGGCGCGCCTTTGTTCGAGGTGGCCCGCCACCGCATCCTGGTGGAGACCGGAACGGAGGTGATCGCTGGCTCTACGCGCATGAAGGCGGGCACAGCGCAGAAGATCGTGCTGAACCTCTTTTCGTCGGCGGTCATGGTTCGGCTCGGTCGCGTCTATCTCGGCTTGATGGTGCATATGCGCGCCAGCAACGCGAAACTGCGGCAGCGGGCCGAAGGCATGGTCAGCCAAATCGTCGGCTGCGAGGCTAAGGATGCGGCGCGCTTGGTCGAGCAGGCGAAAGGCGACGTCAAGACGGCGGTCCTGCTGGGCTTCGGGCTTGAACTGGAGGAAGCCGCAAAGGTGCTGCAGCGGCACAAAGGAAGCCTCCGTCACGCCGTCGACGAACTCAGGCGCGGATAG
- a CDS encoding ABC transporter substrate-binding protein has protein sequence MMKALLAGVAITLALAETASAETLKIGFLTTLSGPMAPIGKHARDGFLLAVEQRGDRLGGIEAQVIVQDDSLKPELAVGHAQKFIEGDQVDFVVGMIASNILQAVFQPIAESETFMIGVNAGTSIYAGSQCNPFFFSTSSENNQVPEAMGKHVQDAGYRRIVMMVPNYQAGRDAIEGFRLHYRGEVLEEIYVPLNQLDFAAELSQVRALQPDALLVFMPGGMGITLVRQFNQSGMAESLPFLSVWTVDETTLPATQEAAKGLYSASQWAPDLDVDANRKFVSAFEAAYGYTPSAFASQAYDAALLIDSAVAAVEGDLDDKDALRQALRAADFTSTRGNFRYNSNHFPIQDFYLVQAAPRPDGSYATTIREKIFEDHADRKAAECPMASQ, from the coding sequence ATGATGAAAGCGCTGCTTGCCGGCGTGGCGATCACGCTGGCGCTTGCCGAGACCGCCTCTGCCGAAACATTGAAGATCGGTTTTCTCACCACGCTTTCCGGGCCGATGGCGCCGATCGGGAAGCACGCTCGCGACGGCTTTCTCCTTGCCGTCGAACAGCGCGGCGACAGGCTGGGCGGAATCGAGGCGCAGGTGATCGTTCAGGACGATTCGCTGAAGCCAGAGTTGGCGGTCGGCCATGCGCAAAAATTCATCGAGGGCGACCAGGTCGATTTCGTGGTCGGGATGATCGCTTCCAACATTCTGCAGGCCGTCTTCCAGCCGATCGCCGAGAGCGAGACCTTCATGATAGGCGTCAACGCGGGAACCTCCATCTATGCCGGAAGCCAGTGCAATCCATTCTTCTTCTCCACGTCTTCGGAGAACAATCAGGTGCCCGAGGCCATGGGCAAGCACGTGCAGGACGCGGGTTACCGGCGCATCGTCATGATGGTTCCCAACTACCAGGCCGGCCGCGACGCCATCGAAGGCTTCCGGCTACACTATCGAGGCGAGGTGCTGGAGGAGATCTACGTGCCGCTCAACCAGCTCGATTTTGCGGCCGAACTGTCCCAGGTTCGGGCTCTCCAGCCTGACGCCCTGCTCGTCTTCATGCCGGGCGGCATGGGCATCACGCTAGTGCGGCAGTTCAACCAGTCTGGCATGGCCGAAAGCCTCCCGTTCCTGTCGGTCTGGACGGTCGATGAAACCACGCTGCCGGCTACACAGGAAGCGGCAAAAGGCCTCTACAGCGCGTCTCAGTGGGCTCCCGATCTCGACGTGGACGCCAACCGGAAATTCGTGAGCGCTTTCGAGGCCGCATATGGCTACACGCCGTCGGCCTTCGCTTCGCAGGCCTATGACGCGGCACTGCTGATCGATTCCGCCGTGGCCGCGGTCGAAGGCGACCTCGACGACAAGGATGCACTCCGGCAGGCACTGCGCGCTGCCGATTTCACCTCAACACGAGGGAATTTCCGCTACAACTCGAACCACTTCCCCATCCAGGATTTCTATCTGGTCCAGGCGGCTCCGCGTCCTGACGGTTCCTATGCGACCACGATCCGGGAAAAGATCTTCGAGGACCATGCCGACAGGAAGGCGGCGGAATGTCCGATGGCTTCGCAATGA
- a CDS encoding flavin-dependent oxidoreductase: MKALIVGAGIGGLTSALFLHRVGIEVEIFEQTEAVRELGVGINMLPHAARELAALGLLEELDQTGIRTGELIYANRFGQTIWQEPRGVAAGYTFPQFSIHRGRLLGLLHRTAKVRLGRDALRTDRRLTGFEQRGDRVVARFKDRSGALHEAEGDLLVGADGIHSRVRAILYPHEGPPVWSGIMLWRGMTEWPVWRDGRTMLIAGGNAAKFVFYPIASTPSAPERRLTNWAIMARIAEHAAAPPRREDWNRPGVLDDVLPFVRDRFRLDFLDPVALVESTATFYEYPNCDRDPVARWSFGRVTLLGDAAHPMYPVGSNGASQAILDAKSLAGHLDTHAGVEAALSAYDAERRPATAEIVIANRKGGPERVIDTVEARAPHGFDDIEAIAGYEERQAIVRGYATLAGYSRSQVNRATGLDDRTLPGREGGTHEKRTTP; the protein is encoded by the coding sequence ATGAAAGCATTGATCGTGGGCGCCGGCATCGGGGGGCTGACGAGCGCGCTTTTTCTTCATCGTGTAGGTATCGAAGTCGAGATATTCGAGCAGACCGAGGCCGTCCGCGAACTCGGCGTGGGCATCAACATGCTGCCTCACGCCGCTCGGGAGTTGGCCGCGCTGGGCCTTCTCGAAGAGCTCGACCAGACCGGAATCCGTACCGGAGAACTGATCTACGCCAATCGCTTCGGACAGACTATCTGGCAGGAACCGCGTGGCGTGGCGGCGGGCTATACCTTCCCGCAGTTCAGCATCCATCGCGGCCGGCTGCTCGGTCTTCTCCATCGCACGGCCAAGGTGCGTCTCGGCCGGGACGCTCTCCGCACCGACCGCAGGCTGACCGGGTTCGAGCAGCGCGGCGACCGGGTGGTCGCGCGCTTCAAGGACCGCTCGGGCGCGCTTCACGAAGCAGAGGGCGATCTCCTCGTCGGCGCAGACGGGATTCATTCCAGGGTCCGGGCGATCCTCTACCCGCACGAAGGCCCTCCGGTGTGGAGCGGGATCATGCTGTGGCGCGGCATGACCGAATGGCCGGTCTGGCGCGACGGCCGCACCATGCTGATCGCTGGCGGCAACGCAGCCAAGTTCGTCTTTTATCCGATCGCCTCGACCCCCAGCGCACCGGAGCGCCGACTGACCAACTGGGCAATCATGGCCCGCATAGCCGAACATGCGGCGGCTCCCCCGCGCCGCGAGGACTGGAACCGGCCAGGAGTTCTGGATGACGTTTTGCCCTTCGTGCGCGACCGATTCCGGCTGGATTTCCTCGATCCAGTTGCGTTGGTCGAATCGACCGCGACCTTCTACGAGTACCCGAACTGCGACCGCGACCCCGTGGCGCGCTGGTCCTTCGGCCGCGTGACGCTACTCGGCGACGCCGCGCATCCCATGTATCCGGTGGGCTCGAACGGCGCCAGCCAGGCGATTCTCGACGCCAAAAGCCTGGCCGGCCATCTCGACACTCATGCCGGGGTCGAGGCCGCACTTTCCGCCTATGACGCCGAGCGGCGGCCTGCGACGGCCGAGATCGTGATCGCCAACCGCAAGGGAGGCCCCGAGCGCGTCATCGACACGGTCGAGGCGCGCGCGCCGCACGGCTTCGACGATATCGAGGCGATCGCCGGATACGAGGAGAGACAGGCCATCGTGCGCGGCTACGCAACGCTCGCAGGATATTCCAGATCGCAGGTCAACAGGGCAACCGGCCTCGACGACCGCACGCTTCCGGGGCGGGAGGGCGGCACGCACGAGAAAAGGACGACACCATGA